A window of Streptomyces sp. Je 1-332 genomic DNA:
CGGGCGGAGATCCGCTGCGGGTCTACACGCTCGATGACGAACGGCTGTTGGTGACGGACATCGTCGCCAACACCCTCTCCGTATGGAGCACCGACCTGCGGCGCATCCGTTCCCTTCACCTCGACGGGACGCCGTCCGCGGTGACGCTCCACCCGGGCAAGGCACGTGCGTACGTATCCCTCCTGGGCACGGATCGGATTGCCGTCGTCGACCTGGACCGCTTCACCGTCGTCGGCGGCTTCGGCACCCGGTCGGAACCGGACTCCGCGGTGCTGTTGCCCGCTGCCTCCGGCCAGGATGTGCGCGCCGGGTGACCGTGTCGCTGCCCCCGAGCAGGCGAAAACGCCTTCGGCCGCTCCGGCCACTCCTGCTAGCCTGATCGTTATGGCACGAGGTATCTGGTCGCAGAAGGTCCGCTCCGCCCGCTGACGGCGGCGCCTTCTCCCTGTTGAGTTCGCCGCCGTTCCGGTTCCCGCCGGGCGGCCGCTTCTTGCTGCCCGGCTCCACTGCGAGCTGCGGAGCATCCGTTGAACCTCACTCCCACCCCCGAAGCCATGCCCCTGCCCGTCGACGCGGGCGGAAGTGCGCACGTCCGCGCCCAGGGGCTCATCGTCACCCGCGGGTCCCGGCGGGTCCTGAACGACGTCTCGGTCACGCTCTCCGCCCGGTCACGTATCGCCGTCGTGGGCGAGAATGGCCGGGGCAAGACAACGCTGCTGCATGTCCTGGCGGGCCTGCTCACGCCCGACGAGGGCGCCGTGCACCGGGCCGGGACGATCGGCCTGGCCCGCCAGGAGTTGTCCGTGGGCGACGGGGAGACCGTCGGCACCCTGACGTCCCAGGCGCTGGCCGCTTCGCTCGCGGCCCTCGCCGCACTGGACGAGGCGACCCTTGCCATGGCCGAGGGCGATGTCGCTGCCGACGACCGCTATGCCGCCGCGCTCGACGCCGCCACCCGGCTCGACGCATGGGACGCCGAACGCCGCGTCGATGTCGCCCTGGAGGCTCTCGGCGCCTGCACCGACCGCGAGCGTCTCTTGTCGACACTGTCGGTCGGGCAGCGTTATCGCGTACGCCTCGCGTGTCTGCTCGGCGCACGGCACGACATCCTGCTGCTCGACGAGCCGACCAACCACCTCGACGCCGGTGGGCTCGATTTCCTCACCCGCAGGCTGCGCGAGCACGACGGCGGCCTCGCCGTCGTCAGCCACGACCGGGCGCTGCTGCGGGACGTCGCGAACCGTTTCCTGGACCTCGACCCGTCCCGCGACGGGAAGCCGCGCCTGTACGCGGGCGGCTATGACGCCTGGCAGGGCGCGCGGCGCCGTGAGCGGGAGCGCTGGGAGCAGGACCACGAGGCGCAGCAGGCCGAGCACCGGCGGCTGCAGGACTCCGTGTCGGCTGCCCGCGACCGGCTCTCCACCGGCTGGCGGCCGGACAAGGGCACCGGCAAGCATCAACGCCAGTCCCGCGCCCCCGGCGTCGTACAGGCCCTGAAGCGTCAGCAGGACGCCCTGGAGGCGCACCGGATCGACGTGCCGCAGCCGCCGCCCACGCTGCGGTGGCCGGACCTCGGTGTCCGGCCGGGCGCGCCACAGCTGCGGGCACACGGCGTCGCGGTCGAAGGGCGTCTCGGCGGTCCGGTCGGCCTCACCCTCGACGGCGGCGACCGGCTCCTGGTCACCGGGCCCAACGGCGCCGGGAAGTCCACGCTGCTCGCGGTGCTTTCCGGCTCCCTCCAGCCCACGCACGGGCAGGTCCGGACGGCGAAGGGTGCCCGTATCGTCCAGGTCACCCAGGAGACCGCCCAGCAGGACCCCGGCCTCACCGCCCGCGAGGTGCACGCCCGACATGTGGGGCGGCTGGTGGCCGGCGGGGTGATCCGCGACGCCGAAGCCGTACCGCTCGGGGCGCTCGGGCTGCTGGACTCCGATGCGCTGCGCACGCCGGTCGGGCGGATGTCACAGGGTCAGCAGCGGCGTCTGGACCTGGCACTCGCACTGGCCGGGCGGCCCAGCCTGATCCTGCTCGACGAGCCCACCAACCACCTGTCGTCCACGCTGGTCGACGAGTTGACCGAGGCGCTGCGCGAGACGAGCGCCGCCGTCGTCGTCGCGACGCACGACCGACAGCTTCTGCGGGACCTCGCGCACTGGCCACGTCTCGAAGTGGGAGGAGGTGGCGGAATCGGCGGGACCTCGGTGAGCGAGCCCGATCCAGTGCGCTGAGCGTCTACAGCCAGTCGTGTTCCCGCGCGTAGCGCGCCGCTTCGTGCCGGGTTCGTGTCTGCGTCTTGTGCATGGCGTTCGACAGGTAGTTGCGTACGGTGCCCTGCGCGAGGCTGAGGCGGATGGCGATGTCGGCGACGGAGTACCCCTCGCCCGTCACACGCAGGACGTCGATCTCCCGGTCGGTGAGGGGGCAGTCGTCGACGACGGCGAGCGCGGAGACGTCGGGGTCGATCCACCGTCTGCCCTCGTGCAGCGTGTGGATGACCTCCGTGATGTGCGCGGGCTCCGCCGACTTGCTGACGAAGCCCTGGATGCCGAGTTTCAGGGCCTTGCGCAGCACCCCGGGCCTGGCGTGGCGGATCAGCATGAGGATCACCTGGTCCGGCTGTGCGCGGCGGATCTCCACGACCGCGCCGAGCCCGTCGACGCCGGGCATCTCCAGGTCGATGACGACCACGTCCGGCCGGTGGTGCAAGGTGGCCCGGATCGCCGATGCGCCGTCCTGCGCTTCGGCGAGCACGGTGATCTCGCCTTCGAGCGTCAGGAGCGCGGCGAGCGCCTTGCGGAGCAGGGCTTCGTCGTCGGCGAGGACCACGGTGGTCATCGGTCGCCCTCCCGTGCCGCGCGGGACGGTGTCGTCGAGCCGGGGCGAGGGAACACCGCGGCCGTGACGAAGCGCCCGTCCCGTTGCTCCACCGTCAGCTCGCCTCCGTTGTCGCCCACTCGCTCCTTGAGGGTGGCGAGACCCCCGAGGCCGGGGAGGGGGGTGATGTTCACCGTGGCCGCCTTCGGCATTCTCGCCGGCCTCGTGCTCCCGGTTACCGTCCTCGCGCTGATCCAGGTGACCGCGATCCTCGCGGTGCTGGCGGCGGCGGTCCTCTCCACGGTGATCATGATGCTCGGGCTGGGACTGGCCACGGCGGGACTGACCAACTCCCCCGAGCACGCCCAGGTGACCACGCTGCCCGTCAGCCTCGGCGCCATCGCCGTCACGAACTGGGTGGCCATCACCGGCACCGAGGAGCTGACCCTGCTCAAGCGGCTGCTGCCGGGCGGCTTGGCTACCGAGCTCGTCCTCGACGCCTGGAACGGCGGCGTTCCCGTGGCCGAGTCCCTGCCCCTGTTGCTGCCCACGCTGGGGTGGGTCGTCATCTCCGTGGCGCTGGCCTCGCGCCTCTTCCGGTGGGAACCGCGCCGGTAACACCCTTCCGCGCCCGGTACTCGTCCAGAATCCCCACCGCGATCAGCAGGAGCACCGCCGCCAGGGCGAAGCCGGCGGCCAGGATGTTGAACAAGCCGTAGGGCCCGCCGGCCTCGACAGCGCGACCGCTCTCCAGCAGACAGTCGAAGCCCAGCGGGAAGTACGACGGTTCGTGCCCGGCGAGCTGGTCGAGTGTGCCGGGCGGGAGGGAACGGCAGGGAACGGCGGGCGAGGACCCCGCGCCGGACTCGGCTTCGCTCGCGTCCATCTGGACCAGGCCCATGCCGTACGTGTACACGATGACGGCTGCGGCGGCCCCCACGCCCCCGCTCCACAGCAGCAGGTCTCTGAGCCAGTCAGGTCGGCGTCCGGGAAGGAGGACCGATATCAGCTTCACCGCGACCGTGACGACCCAGAGCGGTACGGCGAACATGGCGCCGTACATCAGGAGGATGAGCATGTGGCAGCTGCCTTTCGGGCGTTCCCCGGCTCCGTCGACCGCCTTGTGGCTCCGTCACCGACGTGGTTGTCCTGC
This region includes:
- a CDS encoding ABC-F family ATP-binding cassette domain-containing protein, which encodes MNLTPTPEAMPLPVDAGGSAHVRAQGLIVTRGSRRVLNDVSVTLSARSRIAVVGENGRGKTTLLHVLAGLLTPDEGAVHRAGTIGLARQELSVGDGETVGTLTSQALAASLAALAALDEATLAMAEGDVAADDRYAAALDAATRLDAWDAERRVDVALEALGACTDRERLLSTLSVGQRYRVRLACLLGARHDILLLDEPTNHLDAGGLDFLTRRLREHDGGLAVVSHDRALLRDVANRFLDLDPSRDGKPRLYAGGYDAWQGARRRERERWEQDHEAQQAEHRRLQDSVSAARDRLSTGWRPDKGTGKHQRQSRAPGVVQALKRQQDALEAHRIDVPQPPPTLRWPDLGVRPGAPQLRAHGVAVEGRLGGPVGLTLDGGDRLLVTGPNGAGKSTLLAVLSGSLQPTHGQVRTAKGARIVQVTQETAQQDPGLTAREVHARHVGRLVAGGVIRDAEAVPLGALGLLDSDALRTPVGRMSQGQQRRLDLALALAGRPSLILLDEPTNHLSSTLVDELTEALRETSAAVVVATHDRQLLRDLAHWPRLEVGGGGGIGGTSVSEPDPVR
- a CDS encoding response regulator transcription factor translates to MTTVVLADDEALLRKALAALLTLEGEITVLAEAQDGASAIRATLHHRPDVVVIDLEMPGVDGLGAVVEIRRAQPDQVILMLIRHARPGVLRKALKLGIQGFVSKSAEPAHITEVIHTLHEGRRWIDPDVSALAVVDDCPLTDREIDVLRVTGEGYSVADIAIRLSLAQGTVRNYLSNAMHKTQTRTRHEAARYAREHDWL